The Egicoccus sp. AB-alg6-2 genome segment GGAACCCGCTCAGCCCCCGGGAGCCGACCACGAGCAGGGCGGCGTCACGGGAGCGTTCCACCAGCGCGTCGGCCGGGCCGCGGTCGTCGACGACGAGGCGCCGGATGGTCACCTCGCCTGCCTCGACGTCGGCGATCGCCTCGTCGAGGGCGCGCTGCGCTTCCTCCCTGGCACCGACGATCGCGTTGTCGAGCACGTCGGGGTTGACGAGGCCGTCGGTGTAGCCCGACGCCATCATGCCCGGCATGTCGAGCACGTACACCGCCTCGACCTGCGCGTTTCGCAGCCGGGCTTCCTCGACCGCCCATCGCAGGGCCGCAGTCGAGCGCTCGGACCCGTCGACGCCGACGACGATGGTGTCCATCTTCAGTCCCCCGGTTGCGGTACCCGGATGGTCGCAGCGAACCGCCCCACCGGCAAGGCGGCGACCGACGTGGTGACACGCGCCGGTGTCGAGCGGGTGATCGGTC includes the following:
- a CDS encoding universal stress protein translates to MDTIVVGVDGSERSTAALRWAVEEARLRNAQVEAVYVLDMPGMMASGYTDGLVNPDVLDNAIVGAREEAQRALDEAIADVEAGEVTIRRLVVDDRGPADALVERSRDAALLVVGSRGLSGFRELVLGSVSRQAANHAHCPVVIIRYEAESTDEHS